The proteins below come from a single Patescibacteria group bacterium genomic window:
- a CDS encoding peroxiredoxin: protein MELKVGDKAPVFNIQDQDGKTHTLDSLKGKTTLIYFYPKDETPGCTAQSCSLRDHFEELQALGVDVVGVSKDSAASHFKFKQNHHLPFDILADPEHEMIEAYGAWQERSMYGRKFFGTQRSAVMLGPDLKIIAMWPKIQPLKTVPEVISWLKVNG, encoded by the coding sequence ATGGAACTTAAGGTAGGCGATAAGGCACCAGTATTTAATATCCAAGACCAGGATGGCAAGACTCATACCCTAGATAGCTTGAAGGGTAAGACGACTTTGATTTATTTTTATCCAAAGGACGAAACTCCAGGCTGCACGGCGCAATCCTGTTCGCTGCGAGATCATTTTGAAGAACTACAGGCCTTAGGGGTAGATGTGGTTGGGGTTAGTAAAGACAGTGCTGCTAGCCATTTTAAATTCAAACAAAATCACCATTTGCCCTTTGATATTTTGGCTGATCCTGAGCATGAAATGATAGAGGCCTATGGAGCTTGGCAGGAGCGGAGCATGTATGGGCGTAAATTCTTTGGTACTCAGCGATCTGCGGTTATGTTGGGCCCAGATTTAAAGATCATAGCAATGTGGCCTAAAATTCAACCACTCAAGACAGTACCCGAAGTGATAAGCTGGCTAAAAGTAAACGGGTAG